Below is a window of Rhodanobacteraceae bacterium DNA.
GTATGTGCGCCCCGATTGCCGTGGGCGCGGCCTTGGCGAGGCGCTGGTGCGCACCCTGATCGCGCATGCCGCCGGACTCCGCTTCCCGCGCGTCTACCTGTTCACGCCCGGTACTCCCGCGATGTACCAGCGCTGCGGCTTTGTCGCGACCGCCACGCTGCCGCTCGGCGGCCGCTCGGTCACGCTGATGGAGCGCGCGCTGTGAGCGAGACCGATGTGCGCCATATGCGCCGCGCGCTGGAACTGGCGGCGCTGGGCCTTTGCACCACCCATCCGAATCCGCGTGTCGGCTGCGTGCTGGTGCTGGGTGGCGAGGTGGTGGGCGAAGGCTGGCACCGCCGCGCCGGCGAGCCGCATGCGGAGGTGCATGCGATGAGCATGGCGGGCGAGCGCGCGCGCGGGGCGACCGCCTACGTCACCCTGGAACCCTGCGCGCACCACGGGCGCACGCCGCCCTGCGCCGACGCGCTCATCGCGGCCGGCGTGGCGCGCGTGGTCGTGGCGCTGCGCGATCCGTTTCCGCAGGTCGATGGCGCCGGCATCGCACGGCTGCGCGCGGCGGGGATCCAGGTCGACCTGGGCGTCTGCGAGGACGATGCGCGCGAACTGAACCTCGGCTTCGTATCGCGCCTGACCCGCCACCGGCCGTGGATCCGGGTCAAGCTCGGACTGTCGCTGGACGGGCGCAGCGCCCTGGCCGATGGCCGCAGCCAGTGGATCACCTCGCCCGCGGCGCGCGCCGACGTGCAGCGCTGGCGTGCGCGTTCCAGTGCGGTGCTGACCGGCATCGGCAGTGTGCTCGACGATGACCCGCGCCTGACCGTGCGCCTGCCCGACATCGAGCACGTCACGCCAGAGCGCATCGTGCTCGACACCCGGGCGCGCCTGCCGGCGGATGCGCGGATGCTCGGCGAACCGGGGCCGATCGTGTGGGTCACCGGTCCCAGCGCGTCGGAGCGACCGGAGCTCGACGGCCGCGTCGAGCGCATCTCGCTCCCCGCGTCCGCCGGGCGCCTGAACCTGCAGCGCCTGGCCTTCGCCCTCGGCGCGCGCGGCCACAACGAGGTGCTGGTCGAAGCCGGCCCGCGCCTTGCGGGCGCCTTCGTCGCCGCCGGCCTCGTCGACGAACTGGTCTGGTACCTCGCACCCAAGCTGCTCGGCCACGACGCGCGCCCGGCGCTCAGCCTGCCCGGGCCGGTATCGCTGGACGAGGCGAGCCGCTGGCAGTGGCACGGCGTGGAGCGCGTCGGCGAGGATTTGCGCGTGCTGCTGCGGGCGGCCCCCATCCCGTGACCAGGAACGCTAGGCGTAGCCCGGTGTGCGTGCGAAGCGCGTTCACCGGGTGCTTGCGGCAAGCACCCCGAGAACCGCTGAGCGGGGGGGGGGGGGGCGCGGGGGGGGGGGGGGGGGGGGGGGGGGGGGGGGGGGGGGGGGGCCCGGGCGGGGCGCGCGGGGGGGCCGCGGGGGGGCCGGGGGCGGGGGCGGGGGGGGGGGGGGCGGTACGGGCTACGCCGGCCCGGGCGCCGGCGCGATGACCGCATCCAGTCTGCGTGCGCCGCGCAGCAGCATCTGCCGCGCCGGCCACGCTTCCGCGGGCGGCAGCGCCGGCAGGGCGTGGAACTCGCCGGAGACCAGGGTCGCCACCGGCACGCCGTCGCGGTAGAGCACGCGGGTGCCGGCGAGCGCCGGCAGCTTGTCGCCGGGCAGCACGTGGCCGAGCAGATTCAGCGGATCGGCACCGCAGACGCAAGTCCATTCCAACGCCGCGCGCGGGGCGCGCAGGCTGCGCAGCAGGGCGACGGCCTCGGGCAGCGCGTACTGCTCGCCCGACAGGCCGGCTACGAAGCGTCCGCCGCGGATCTCGCCGCGCGCTTCCAGGCGGCGGTAGACCAGCACCAGCTCGCGCCAGGGTGGCAGCCACGCGGCCTCGCGCCGCAGCAGCGTCCAGCAGACCACGCCCCAGCGTTTCAGCAGCACCCGCGCGATGTGCTCGGTCATCGCATCGTCGCGCTCAGCCGGCGCGCGCCGGATTGGCGACCAGCGCCCGGCGCTGTCGACACCGGCCCACGCCGCCATCCGGCGCGCGCGCCGTGGCGAGCGCTGTGCCGGCGCGAGCAGCGCGCGCAGGCCGGCATAGCTGTCGGCGTGCGCCAGCCCGGCCGCGACCAGCTCGCCGAGCGCGTCGTTGAGTTCGCTTTCCAGCAGCCGCGTGGCGCCCTGCAACTCGTCGTAGAAACTCGCACCCTGGGCGGCCAGGCACTCATGCACGCGGCGCGCACGCGAGGACAGCGCAGGCGCCTCGCCGCCGGCGGCCAGCGCCGCCCAGCGCGGGTACTCGCGCCGCGGCAGCAGCACGATCGGCGTGGCGCGCACCGGCCCGGAGGACTCGCGCGCCGGATCGGCCGGTGGCCGCAGCCGCGCCCAGGCAAGCCTTCCGGCCAGGCACAATTCGTCCAACCAGCGTGCCTCGTAACTGGCCACGCGCGCGGGCAGGATCTCGCTCTCCCAGGCGGCGGCTGGCGCCTCCCAGCCTTCCAGTTGCGCCAGCACCGCCGCCAGCGCTTCCGGGCCGGTCTTGCGTGCGTCG
It encodes the following:
- the ribD gene encoding bifunctional diaminohydroxyphosphoribosylaminopyrimidine deaminase/5-amino-6-(5-phosphoribosylamino)uracil reductase RibD; protein product: MRRALELAALGLCTTHPNPRVGCVLVLGGEVVGEGWHRRAGEPHAEVHAMSMAGERARGATAYVTLEPCAHHGRTPPCADALIAAGVARVVVALRDPFPQVDGAGIARLRAAGIQVDLGVCEDDARELNLGFVSRLTRHRPWIRVKLGLSLDGRSALADGRSQWITSPAARADVQRWRARSSAVLTGIGSVLDDDPRLTVRLPDIEHVTPERIVLDTRARLPADARMLGEPGPIVWVTGPSASERPELDGRVERISLPASAGRLNLQRLAFALGARGHNEVLVEAGPRLAGAFVAAGLVDELVWYLAPKLLGHDARPALSLPGPVSLDEASRWQWHGVERVGEDLRVLLRAAPIP